Proteins encoded within one genomic window of Armatimonadota bacterium:
- a CDS encoding glycerol-3-phosphate acyltransferase, protein MEIHEWAAGAAAYALGSVLPAEILARRLGTSLLRVGENPGGAGTWRTLGPPAGVAVVLFDMGKGAVAAWLARRVAATLEGFVLICTAPVAGHNWPLYLLFRGGRGLGPAAGVLMVLAGKPFLLAFGLGALAALRTRWVPTVGIVALPTYLGLLLVGGYPPRELAAAAAVSLTVAVRQLPWVWGRLQEWRRPVPGSP, encoded by the coding sequence ATGGAGATCCACGAGTGGGCGGCGGGGGCGGCCGCATACGCGCTGGGCTCCGTCCTGCCCGCGGAGATCCTGGCCCGGCGGCTGGGTACCTCCCTGCTGCGGGTGGGAGAGAACCCGGGCGGCGCGGGAACGTGGCGCACTCTGGGCCCTCCGGCGGGCGTGGCCGTGGTCCTCTTCGACATGGGGAAGGGAGCGGTGGCAGCATGGCTCGCGCGCCGGGTGGCTGCTACCCTGGAAGGGTTCGTGCTCATCTGCACCGCGCCCGTGGCGGGCCACAACTGGCCCCTCTACCTCCTGTTCCGCGGGGGCCGCGGACTCGGCCCCGCGGCCGGGGTGCTCATGGTCCTGGCCGGGAAACCCTTCCTGCTTGCTTTCGGGCTGGGGGCGTTGGCGGCCCTGCGTACCCGGTGGGTTCCCACCGTGGGCATCGTGGCCCTGCCCACCTACCTGGGACTGCTCCTGGTGGGAGGATATCCTCCCCGCGAGCTGGCCGCCGCGGCCGCGGTGAGCCTCACCGTGGCGGTACGCCAGCTGCCTTGGGTTTGGGGTCGGCTCCAGGAGTGGAGACGCCCCGTGCCCGGATCCCCTTAG
- a CDS encoding DegV family protein, with translation MGPPVAVVAESVCCLPPSLCAEWGILLVPMWILRGERGYRDGIDVTAQEVLAWLEQGPPYPTASAPSPADYLTAFEEAARMGAQRVLTLTVARWLSAAHDHARRAAARAPVPVEVVDTGTAAAAQGLVVREAARRIRAGTPVEEVVGWVAQAGARARLVALVRSLEHLARSGRIPRIVHLLNRRLGTVPLLAIGEGRVRRAGVAAGYEAAVRRLVGEVQRARRRASRLWVAVTEAGMREEAEGLVRTLQELRIAEALDLFPFTPVMVVNTGPQVLGVAYLAEP, from the coding sequence GTGGGACCGCCCGTGGCGGTGGTCGCGGAATCCGTCTGCTGCCTGCCTCCTTCCCTCTGCGCGGAATGGGGGATCCTCCTCGTGCCCATGTGGATCCTCCGAGGGGAGCGCGGATACCGGGATGGGATCGACGTCACAGCCCAGGAGGTTCTCGCCTGGCTCGAGCAGGGCCCGCCCTATCCCACGGCATCGGCCCCTTCCCCCGCGGACTACCTCACCGCCTTCGAGGAGGCCGCCCGGATGGGTGCCCAACGGGTGCTCACACTCACGGTGGCCCGGTGGCTCTCAGCCGCGCACGACCACGCCCGGCGGGCGGCGGCCCGAGCCCCGGTCCCTGTGGAGGTGGTGGATACCGGGACGGCCGCCGCCGCCCAGGGGCTGGTGGTGCGGGAAGCGGCCCGGCGCATCCGGGCGGGCACACCCGTGGAGGAGGTGGTTGGGTGGGTCGCCCAGGCGGGGGCGCGGGCCCGGCTGGTGGCCCTGGTACGTTCCCTGGAACACCTCGCCCGAAGCGGCCGGATTCCCCGCATCGTCCACCTCCTGAACCGTCGCCTCGGAACCGTGCCCCTCCTCGCCATCGGGGAGGGCCGGGTCCGGCGAGCCGGGGTGGCGGCGGGGTACGAGGCCGCGGTCAGGCGGCTCGTGGGCGAGGTCCAGAGGGCCAGAAGGCGCGCGAGCCGGCTGTGGGTAGCGGTGACCGAGGCGGGGATGCGGGAGGAGGCAGAAGGGCTCGTGCGGACGCTGCAGGAGCTCCGGATTGCGGAGGCCCTCGACCTCTTTCCCTTCACGCCCGTCATGGTGGTGAACACGGGGCCGCAGGTACTGGGGGTGGCGTATCTGGCGGAGCCCTAG
- a CDS encoding DAK2 domain-containing protein → MADHDTGSNLCATLAAAVEALQAAEGADLGKIAAVAARGAFLGARGSSGAILAEYLYGLSEAWRDLAEADAARIRAALRMAARAARGAVQEPVEGTMLTVADAAAAGAEAEMRRPQEVLDRAAAAARAAWIQTPRLLPVLRRAGVVDAGAAGLVALLEAMAGAARGTVPPPLSPPAPVARIPTLAASPLPATARYCTEVLLQTRRVSMDRVRRALQRMGDAVVVAERDGLLRIHLHTSVPHLVLSRALRWGSLEQVRATRLPEEPSGDGEECPGGSES, encoded by the coding sequence GTGGCGGATCACGATACGGGATCGAACCTGTGCGCCACCCTGGCCGCCGCCGTGGAGGCGTTGCAGGCCGCGGAGGGCGCCGACCTGGGGAAAATCGCGGCCGTGGCGGCCCGAGGTGCGTTTCTGGGAGCCCGAGGGAGCTCGGGAGCCATCCTGGCCGAGTACCTTTACGGGTTGAGCGAGGCCTGGAGAGATCTCGCGGAGGCCGATGCCGCGCGGATCCGGGCGGCCCTCCGGATGGCCGCGCGGGCGGCGCGGGGCGCGGTCCAGGAGCCGGTGGAGGGGACCATGCTGACGGTGGCGGACGCGGCCGCGGCGGGTGCGGAGGCGGAGATGCGCCGTCCGCAGGAGGTGCTGGACCGCGCGGCCGCGGCGGCCCGGGCCGCCTGGATCCAGACCCCCAGGCTGCTGCCCGTATTGCGCCGCGCGGGCGTGGTAGACGCAGGTGCGGCCGGCCTGGTGGCCTTGCTGGAAGCAATGGCAGGGGCCGCCCGGGGGACGGTCCCCCCGCCCCTCTCTCCTCCCGCACCCGTGGCCCGGATCCCGACCTTGGCCGCCTCCCCCCTCCCCGCGACCGCGCGCTACTGCACCGAGGTGCTCCTCCAGACGCGCCGTGTGTCCATGGACCGGGTGCGGCGCGCCCTGCAGCGGATGGGAGACGCGGTGGTGGTGGCCGAACGGGACGGCCTGCTTCGGATCCACCTCCATACCTCCGTCCCGCACCTTGTCCTGTCGCGGGCCCTGCGTTGGGGGAGTTTGGAGCAGGTCCGGGCGACCCGGCTTCCGGAGGAGCCCTCCGGAGACGGGGAGGAGTGTCCCGGCGGATCGGAATCCTAG
- a CDS encoding beta-ketoacyl-ACP synthase III yields the protein MAMPGSPLRAAVLGVGAYVPGRVLTNHDLARMVDTSDEWITERTGIRTRHVADPDVATSDLALPAAEEALRSAGVLPEELDLIICATTMPDHLLPATACLVQDRLGARRAGAFDLLAACSGFVYGVALGAQMIAGGAARYVLVVGSEVLSKIVDWTDRTLCVLVGDGAGAVVLGPTQAGRGVQAVVVGADGSAGDVLKMPAGGTRLPASPETVAQRLHYVRMDGRTLFRLAVRVVPEAVTEVVRRAGWTLEEVDWIVPHQANRRIVEAVARALELPFHRFLCNIDRYGNTSSASVPLALWEGVRDGRIREGDRVVLVAFGGGFTWAACALVWGR from the coding sequence ATGGCCATGCCAGGATCCCCCCTCCGAGCCGCGGTGCTGGGGGTCGGAGCCTACGTGCCGGGCCGGGTGCTGACCAACCACGACCTCGCGCGGATGGTGGATACCTCCGACGAGTGGATCACGGAGCGCACGGGGATCCGCACCCGGCACGTGGCGGATCCCGATGTGGCCACCTCGGACCTGGCGCTCCCCGCGGCGGAGGAAGCCCTGCGGTCCGCGGGGGTGCTGCCGGAGGAGCTGGACCTCATCATCTGCGCCACCACCATGCCCGACCACCTCCTGCCGGCCACCGCATGCCTGGTGCAGGATCGGCTCGGCGCCCGCCGGGCCGGCGCCTTCGACCTCCTGGCCGCGTGCTCCGGCTTCGTGTACGGCGTGGCCCTGGGCGCCCAGATGATCGCGGGCGGAGCGGCCCGGTACGTGCTGGTGGTGGGCTCCGAGGTGCTCAGTAAGATCGTGGACTGGACGGACCGGACCCTCTGCGTGCTGGTGGGAGACGGGGCGGGGGCGGTGGTCCTGGGGCCCACGCAGGCCGGTCGGGGGGTGCAGGCGGTGGTGGTGGGGGCGGACGGGAGTGCGGGGGATGTCCTCAAGATGCCCGCGGGAGGGACGCGCTTGCCGGCGAGTCCGGAAACCGTGGCCCAGCGTCTCCACTACGTCCGTATGGACGGCCGCACCCTCTTCCGGTTGGCGGTGCGGGTGGTCCCGGAGGCCGTGACGGAGGTGGTCCGGAGGGCCGGGTGGACCCTCGAGGAGGTGGACTGGATCGTGCCGCACCAGGCAAACCGGCGCATCGTGGAGGCGGTGGCCCGGGCCCTGGAGCTCCCGTTCCACCGGTTCCTCTGCAACATTGACCGGTACGGGAATACCTCCTCCGCCTCCGTGCCGCTCGCCCTCTGGGAGGGAGTCCGGGACGGCCGCATCCGTGAGGGCGACCGGGTGGTGCTGGTAGCGTTCGGGGGCGGCTTCACCTGGGCCGCCTGTGCCCTGGTGTGGGGGCGGTAG
- a CDS encoding SDR family oxidoreductase, producing the protein MTLQGKVALITGASRGIGRATAMVLAERGADVVVHYRRREDRASEVVEAITALGRRAEAVQADLEQPEEVSALFRAVEEKFGYLDIFVANAAATAFRRIEALKPHHLARTYQLNVFSFVQAAQEAMRLMRGRRGRIVTVSGFPTQRYLPDYALLASAKAALEALTRYLAVEAAPLGITVNAVSPGAVDTESLEVYTEGDLEGFTRAMVASTPKGRMGTPEDIARVIAFLCSDDAEWIVGQTIVVDGGLTLMGAYQRPRSET; encoded by the coding sequence GTGACGCTACAGGGGAAAGTTGCGCTGATCACGGGAGCGTCTCGAGGGATCGGTCGGGCTACCGCGATGGTGCTGGCGGAGCGGGGCGCGGACGTGGTGGTGCACTACCGGAGGCGGGAGGACCGGGCTTCGGAAGTGGTGGAGGCCATCACCGCCCTGGGCCGCCGGGCAGAGGCGGTGCAGGCGGACCTGGAGCAGCCGGAGGAGGTCTCTGCCCTGTTCCGGGCCGTGGAGGAGAAATTCGGATACCTCGACATCTTCGTGGCCAACGCGGCCGCCACCGCCTTCCGACGCATCGAAGCCCTCAAGCCCCACCACCTCGCCCGCACGTACCAACTGAACGTGTTCAGCTTTGTGCAGGCGGCCCAGGAGGCCATGCGGCTCATGCGGGGCCGCCGGGGCCGCATCGTCACGGTCTCCGGATTCCCCACCCAACGGTACCTCCCGGACTACGCGCTCCTGGCAAGCGCCAAGGCCGCCCTGGAGGCTCTCACCCGGTACCTGGCCGTGGAGGCCGCACCTCTGGGGATCACGGTGAACGCGGTGAGCCCGGGGGCCGTGGACACGGAGTCCCTGGAGGTGTATACGGAAGGGGATCTGGAGGGCTTCACCCGGGCCATGGTGGCTTCCACCCCGAAGGGGAGGATGGGCACGCCGGAGGACATCGCCAGGGTCATCGCCTTCCTGTGCTCCGACGACGCGGAGTGGATCGTGGGGCAGACCATCGTGGTGGATGGCGGCCTCACCCTGATGGGCGCCTACCAGCGCCCCCGGAGCGAGACGTGA
- a CDS encoding zinc-binding dehydrogenase, protein MLAARVYERSPERELRLEQVPDPRPARGEVLVRVRAAGICGTDLEILDGLRLPPEVRWPVVLGHEVAGEVVEAGEDAEPWRPGHRVVVNPYVACGRCWSCLDGRQSACLAPELIGLTRPGGFAEYIVVPAQNLFHLPGALPFPVGAILPDAVATAFHAVLTRGQLQPGQSVVIYGAGGVGTHGALLAKLFGGDPVIVVVRREATAERLQPLGVHVVVAAQGRNPVREIRSLTDGRGSDLTVDFVSRPETVRAAIGATRIGGRVVLVGVSDEPLVLPGSSYLVRREIEIRSAFGATPHEIATVIGLAASGRLDLSRSVTRTWPLTRIHEALAALRARPPETVRYVITPEGGP, encoded by the coding sequence ATGCTCGCGGCCCGGGTGTACGAGCGGTCTCCGGAGCGGGAACTGCGTCTGGAGCAGGTACCGGATCCCCGGCCAGCCCGAGGGGAGGTGCTGGTGCGGGTGCGGGCCGCGGGGATCTGCGGGACGGACCTGGAGATCCTGGATGGCCTGCGGCTCCCGCCGGAGGTTCGGTGGCCCGTGGTGTTGGGGCACGAGGTGGCCGGGGAAGTAGTGGAGGCGGGAGAGGATGCGGAGCCATGGCGGCCGGGCCACCGGGTGGTGGTGAACCCCTATGTCGCATGCGGCCGGTGCTGGTCGTGCCTGGATGGCCGGCAATCCGCGTGTCTCGCGCCCGAGCTCATCGGGCTTACGCGGCCGGGGGGGTTCGCGGAGTACATCGTGGTGCCCGCTCAGAACCTCTTCCACCTGCCCGGGGCGCTGCCGTTTCCCGTGGGGGCCATCCTGCCGGACGCGGTGGCCACCGCCTTCCACGCGGTCCTCACCCGGGGACAGCTGCAGCCGGGGCAGAGCGTGGTGATCTACGGAGCGGGCGGGGTGGGAACCCACGGGGCCCTTCTGGCGAAGCTCTTCGGCGGGGATCCCGTGATCGTGGTGGTGCGACGGGAGGCCACCGCGGAGCGGCTGCAGCCCCTGGGGGTCCACGTGGTGGTGGCGGCGCAGGGCCGCAACCCCGTGCGGGAAATCCGGAGCCTCACGGACGGTCGAGGGTCAGACCTCACCGTGGACTTCGTCTCCCGGCCGGAGACGGTCCGGGCGGCCATCGGCGCCACCCGCATCGGCGGCCGGGTGGTGCTCGTGGGGGTTTCGGACGAGCCGCTGGTGCTGCCGGGCTCCTCGTACCTCGTGCGCCGGGAGATCGAGATCCGCTCCGCCTTCGGGGCGACCCCGCACGAGATCGCCACCGTCATCGGCCTGGCGGCTTCCGGCCGGCTGGACCTCAGCCGGAGCGTGACCCGCACGTGGCCGCTTACGCGGATCCACGAGGCCCTCGCAGCCCTGCGGGCCCGTCCGCCGGAGACCGTCCGATACGTGATCACACCGGAGGGAGGACCGTGA
- a CDS encoding acyl-CoA dehydrogenase family protein — MERPEDLGAYQEEIRAFVLGELEEISQEIERNRAVPPDLWDRLAQKGLLRLTLPPRYGGWGLRMTEYLPILEVVAQSHGSVRMVVHVHNGLWRLLDRYGTEEQKRRYLSRWATGDCKLAFALTEPDAGTGTDIRTEARRVPGGWVLRGRKWLITFADVAEAFVVVAYTDRGRGAAGISAFLVPRGAPGLRITLQPDGMGLVGTGHGLLEFEDCLVPEGALLGEEGQGLQMVLRGFLDPSRISIAASCVGLAQRALDLAKEHAQRRVTFGKPIAARQAIQFALAEMAVDVRAARLLVMDAARKVDAGEPCTAEAAMAKLFGLEMVGRVTDRALRICGGIGYLRGHPIERIYRDARALWFEEGTAEIQKLVIARALFNPGYAEA, encoded by the coding sequence GTGGAGCGCCCTGAGGATCTGGGTGCCTACCAGGAGGAGATCCGGGCCTTCGTGCTCGGGGAACTGGAGGAGATCTCCCAGGAGATCGAGCGGAATCGGGCGGTCCCCCCGGACCTCTGGGATCGGCTCGCCCAAAAGGGCCTGTTGCGCCTCACGTTGCCTCCCCGGTACGGTGGGTGGGGGCTGCGCATGACGGAGTACCTTCCCATCCTGGAGGTGGTGGCCCAATCCCACGGGTCCGTGCGCATGGTGGTGCACGTCCACAACGGCCTCTGGCGCCTGCTGGACCGCTACGGGACCGAGGAGCAAAAACGGCGCTATCTCTCCCGGTGGGCCACGGGGGATTGCAAACTGGCGTTCGCCCTCACGGAGCCGGACGCGGGGACGGGGACGGACATCCGCACGGAAGCCCGGCGGGTACCGGGCGGATGGGTGCTGCGGGGGCGCAAGTGGCTCATCACCTTTGCGGACGTCGCGGAGGCCTTCGTGGTGGTGGCCTACACGGATCGCGGCCGGGGGGCTGCGGGGATCTCCGCCTTCCTCGTTCCCCGGGGGGCTCCGGGGTTGCGGATCACCCTCCAGCCGGACGGCATGGGCCTTGTGGGCACCGGGCACGGCCTGCTGGAGTTCGAGGATTGTCTCGTGCCCGAAGGGGCGCTTCTGGGGGAGGAGGGGCAGGGGCTTCAGATGGTCCTGCGGGGGTTTCTGGATCCGAGCCGGATTTCCATCGCCGCGAGCTGCGTGGGCCTCGCCCAACGGGCCCTGGACCTGGCGAAAGAGCACGCGCAGCGCCGGGTGACCTTCGGAAAGCCCATCGCGGCCCGGCAGGCCATCCAGTTCGCCCTGGCGGAGATGGCGGTGGACGTGCGGGCCGCGCGTCTGCTGGTGATGGACGCGGCCCGGAAGGTGGATGCAGGCGAGCCCTGCACCGCGGAGGCCGCCATGGCCAAGCTGTTCGGCCTGGAGATGGTGGGGCGGGTGACGGACCGGGCCCTCCGGATCTGCGGCGGCATCGGGTACCTCCGAGGGCACCCCATCGAACGCATCTACCGGGACGCCCGGGCCCTGTGGTTCGAGGAAGGGACCGCGGAGATCCAGAAGCTGGTGATCGCCCGGGCGCTGTTCAATCCGGGCTACGCGGAGGCGTAG
- a CDS encoding glutamine synthetase family protein translates to MDKRTVLDRAEELGVRFVRLQFTDIFGTLKNVEIPVDLLERALDGEIMFDGSSIEGFVRIEESDMYLMPDPSTFAVFPWKEGEGKTARLICDVYTADGEPFEGDPRYVLKRMVRRAAQLGYTMMAGPECEFFLFPVNAEGEPVLTTHDRAGYFDLAPIDQGEEARADMITALRAMGFEVEAGHHEVAHGQHEIDFKYADVLRTADNVATFRFVVRTIARRHNLHATFMPKPIAGINGSGMHTHQSLFRDGRNAFYDPEGAYQLSKECLWYIGGLLTHARGMALVTNPLVNSYKRLVPGYEAPVYIAWAERNRSPLVRVPAARGEGTRVELRMPDPSCNPYLAFAVMLAAGLDGIERRIDPGPPLNRNIYAMTEEELERLQIRVLPRNLGEAMEAFLADEVVCEALGSHIVSDLVRAKRQEWREYSAQVHAWEIERYLTRY, encoded by the coding sequence ATGGACAAACGGACGGTACTCGACCGGGCCGAGGAACTCGGCGTCCGGTTTGTGCGGCTGCAGTTTACGGACATTTTCGGCACCCTGAAGAACGTGGAGATCCCCGTGGACCTCCTGGAGCGGGCCCTGGACGGCGAGATCATGTTCGACGGGTCCTCCATCGAGGGATTCGTGCGCATCGAGGAGTCGGACATGTACCTGATGCCCGATCCCTCCACCTTCGCCGTCTTCCCGTGGAAGGAGGGCGAGGGGAAGACGGCCCGACTCATCTGCGACGTGTACACCGCGGACGGCGAGCCCTTTGAGGGGGACCCCCGGTACGTGCTGAAGCGCATGGTCCGGCGGGCGGCCCAATTGGGATACACCATGATGGCCGGGCCCGAGTGTGAGTTCTTCCTGTTCCCCGTGAACGCGGAGGGGGAACCCGTGCTCACCACCCACGACCGGGCAGGCTACTTCGATCTGGCCCCCATCGATCAGGGGGAGGAGGCGAGGGCGGACATGATCACCGCCCTGCGGGCCATGGGGTTCGAGGTGGAGGCCGGACACCACGAGGTAGCCCACGGCCAGCACGAGATCGACTTCAAGTATGCGGATGTGCTGCGCACCGCGGACAACGTGGCGACCTTCCGGTTCGTGGTCCGCACCATCGCCCGCCGCCACAACCTCCACGCCACCTTCATGCCCAAGCCCATCGCGGGCATCAACGGGAGCGGCATGCACACGCATCAGTCCCTCTTCCGGGACGGCCGCAACGCCTTTTACGACCCGGAGGGGGCATACCAGCTGAGCAAGGAGTGCCTGTGGTACATCGGAGGGCTCCTGACCCACGCCCGGGGGATGGCCCTGGTGACCAACCCCCTCGTGAACTCCTACAAGCGGCTGGTCCCAGGCTATGAGGCGCCCGTCTACATCGCGTGGGCGGAGCGTAACCGCTCCCCCCTTGTTCGGGTCCCCGCGGCCCGGGGAGAGGGAACCCGGGTGGAGCTGCGCATGCCGGACCCCTCCTGTAACCCCTACCTGGCCTTCGCGGTGATGCTGGCCGCAGGACTGGACGGCATCGAGCGCCGCATCGATCCCGGCCCTCCCCTCAACCGCAACATCTACGCCATGACGGAGGAGGAGCTGGAGCGCCTGCAGATCCGGGTTCTCCCCCGTAACCTCGGAGAGGCGATGGAGGCGTTCCTCGCGGACGAGGTGGTGTGCGAGGCCCTGGGCTCCCACATCGTCTCCGACCTGGTTCGGGCCAAGCGGCAGGAGTGGCGGGAGTACTCCGCCCAGGTCCACGCCTGGGAGATCGAGCGCTACCTCACCCGATACTAG
- a CDS encoding YihY/virulence factor BrkB family protein produces the protein MRPFTRVAWTALKGFVDHDGPVLAAAIAYHVLLSVFPLLLGAVATAAFLVEESQVRTLLADTLTLYLPPQAAEVIFRNVEEATRARGSVGAAAIGTFLWSASAAAGVARHALNRVWEVKHPRAYWQRKLLEIGATLLLGTILGASLVWSVALGLAERFAPEESVRWARGILGGWGLRVFLPFILAFLAFLTAYWLLPNRRIFWQALWPGTLTAAILFELARQGMLWGVSRLVQYQLVYGSLAGVVVFLIWGYVVAAIFLLGAEVSRSAHHLQAPVRVPDHDEIP, from the coding sequence ATGAGGCCGTTTACGCGGGTCGCGTGGACTGCCCTCAAGGGCTTTGTGGACCACGACGGGCCGGTTCTGGCCGCGGCCATCGCGTACCACGTCCTGCTCTCCGTCTTCCCCCTCCTCCTCGGGGCTGTGGCCACGGCAGCCTTCTTGGTGGAGGAATCCCAAGTCCGCACCCTCCTGGCGGATACCCTCACCCTGTACCTCCCTCCACAGGCCGCGGAGGTGATCTTCCGGAACGTAGAGGAAGCCACCCGGGCCCGGGGGAGCGTGGGCGCGGCGGCCATCGGGACGTTCCTGTGGAGCGCCAGCGCCGCGGCAGGCGTGGCCCGCCATGCCTTGAACCGCGTCTGGGAGGTGAAGCATCCCCGAGCCTATTGGCAGCGCAAGCTCCTGGAGATCGGGGCCACCCTCCTCCTGGGGACCATCCTGGGGGCGTCCCTCGTGTGGTCCGTGGCCCTCGGGCTCGCGGAGCGGTTCGCGCCGGAGGAATCGGTACGGTGGGCCCGAGGGATTCTCGGGGGGTGGGGGCTTCGGGTATTCCTCCCCTTCATCCTCGCCTTTCTCGCGTTCCTCACCGCGTACTGGCTCCTCCCGAACCGGAGGATCTTCTGGCAGGCCCTCTGGCCCGGAACCCTCACCGCAGCCATCCTCTTCGAGCTGGCCCGGCAGGGGATGTTGTGGGGAGTCAGCCGCCTGGTCCAGTACCAGCTGGTGTACGGGTCCCTCGCGGGCGTGGTGGTCTTCCTGATCTGGGGGTATGTGGTGGCCGCCATCTTCCTCCTCGGGGCAGAGGTCAGCCGCTCAGCTCACCACCTCCAGGCTCCCGTCCGGGTGCCGGACCACGATGAGATCCCCTGA
- a CDS encoding DUF5658 family protein, translating to MRALYVLAALNLADGTLTALWIRWFPHLEWNPLFRALVETYGVGGSFLVKAALSGTLVLRAQTARTLHRWEIVVLRGLSWVYAAAVAQQVPIVIWLALRFL from the coding sequence GTGCGCGCGCTCTATGTCTTGGCAGCCCTGAACCTCGCCGACGGTACCCTGACCGCTCTGTGGATCCGCTGGTTTCCCCATCTTGAGTGGAATCCCCTCTTCCGCGCCCTTGTGGAAACCTACGGGGTGGGGGGGTCCTTTTTGGTCAAGGCGGCCCTGTCGGGGACTCTGGTGTTGCGGGCCCAAACGGCCCGCACCCTCCACCGATGGGAGATCGTGGTCCTCCGGGGACTCAGCTGGGTATATGCGGCCGCGGTGGCCCAGCAGGTCCCCATTGTGATCTGGCTGGCCTTACGGTTCCTGTAG
- a CDS encoding aminopeptidase, which produces MDPRVTKLAQVLVQYSLEVRPGQLVRIAGPAIAEPLLVEGYRQVLRAGAHPLLRVTLDGIDEVFYKEATEAQLRYVPELQKLEVEHIDASLGVWANYNTRALTNTPPERQRIRREALREVSQRFLERAATGELRWVGTQYPTQADAQEAEMSLREYEDFVYGAGHLDAQDPVAVWREIRARQQRIADFLGTKRTLRILAEGTDLTVGVAGRTWVNAAGEHNFPDGEVFTGPEEDRTEGHVQFSFPAIYGGREVSGVRLVFERGRVVHAEATKGQDFLQEMLGVDEGARVLGEFAFGLNENIQRFTRNILFDEKIGGTIHMALGSSYPETGGRNQSGLHWDMICDLRRGGEVYADGELVYRDGKFLLP; this is translated from the coding sequence ATGGATCCCAGAGTCACCAAGCTGGCACAGGTCCTGGTCCAGTACTCCCTGGAGGTCCGGCCGGGACAACTCGTGCGCATCGCGGGCCCCGCGATTGCGGAGCCCCTCCTCGTGGAGGGCTACCGGCAGGTGCTTCGGGCCGGAGCCCACCCCCTCCTGCGCGTTACCCTGGACGGCATCGACGAGGTCTTCTACAAGGAGGCCACGGAGGCCCAGCTGCGGTACGTGCCGGAGCTGCAGAAGCTGGAGGTGGAGCACATCGATGCCTCCCTGGGGGTCTGGGCCAACTACAACACCCGGGCTCTCACGAACACCCCGCCCGAGCGCCAGCGGATCCGGCGCGAGGCCTTGCGGGAGGTAAGCCAGCGGTTCCTGGAGCGGGCGGCCACGGGGGAACTGCGGTGGGTGGGGACCCAGTACCCTACCCAGGCGGACGCCCAGGAGGCGGAGATGTCCCTGCGGGAGTACGAGGACTTCGTGTACGGCGCGGGGCATCTCGATGCCCAGGATCCCGTGGCGGTGTGGCGGGAGATCCGCGCGCGGCAGCAGCGCATCGCGGACTTCCTCGGCACCAAGCGCACCCTCCGCATTCTGGCGGAGGGGACGGACCTCACGGTGGGGGTGGCGGGTCGCACGTGGGTCAACGCGGCGGGCGAACACAATTTCCCCGATGGGGAGGTGTTCACCGGCCCGGAAGAGGACCGCACGGAAGGACACGTGCAGTTCTCCTTCCCCGCCATCTACGGAGGGCGGGAGGTGAGCGGGGTACGGCTGGTGTTCGAACGGGGGCGGGTGGTGCACGCGGAGGCCACCAAGGGACAGGACTTCCTGCAGGAGATGCTGGGCGTAGACGAGGGGGCCCGGGTGCTGGGAGAATTCGCCTTCGGGCTGAACGAGAACATCCAGCGGTTCACCCGGAACATCCTCTTCGACGAGAAGATCGGGGGCACCATCCACATGGCCCTCGGGTCCAGCTACCCGGAGACGGGCGGACGGAATCAATCGGGCCTGCACTGGGACATGATCTGCGACCTCCGGAGAGGCGGGGAGGTCTACGCGGACGGGGAGCTTGTCTACCGGGACGGGAAGTTCCTGCTACCCTGA